Below is a genomic region from Impatiens glandulifera unplaced genomic scaffold, dImpGla2.1, whole genome shotgun sequence.
TAAATCTGTATCTGCATAAGCACCGTCGCCTTCGTCGCCGCCGTCGCcgccgccgtgaaagagagaacaaaagaagagagagaaagaaaatgaaagaaatgaaaaattagagtatttatactaaacctaatccacttagcgaaatgctaagtcacttagcgtttcgcgacaagggcaaaatcgtccaaaaaaaataaaatcaccacgagcgcaataaaattaacaaattaccaTCAGATCTGATCAAATTTTTCCGTCATTAAtcaccattttttattttctattatgtcttgaatatttttgttttgtttttttaaaataatttagtacaAGTAAATTTGAAACAAATTTATCTCTgagattgataatttaattattatttatatcttattttaaaaaaataatttatattattaattatatatacaaataataatataaagtaaattttattttgaatataaattgtTGAACCTTACATGCGTATCATTTATTATAAACTCTTTGCTTTTAAGtggttaatttattaattaagaaaatggtGAATTTGAAATTACATAATTATGTAATTGTAGAATCGAAAGGGGGTATTTTCGTAAAAATGAGGTGTGTATAGATTCCCTTCTTCAACCTTTGTCTCTTTCTTTTCCCTGAACTTCAAAAACCAgtattcatctctctctctctctctctacattCTCTTTCTAAAAATGCGGTATTATTGTCCAATACACTACTACCTGCTCTTGTTAGCTTTcacattatcatcatcaatgGCGGAAGCTGCTCACTATTCCTCAACAAATCTCACTCCATCTTCTTCCTTGTCTTCCTCCTCAGATGCCTCATCATATACCGATTGGAAACCAGCGCACGCCACTTACTACGCAGCAGCAGATCCACGGGACGCCGTCGGAGGCGCCTGCGGTTATGGAGACCTACTCAAGACCGGTTACGGCCTCGCTACCGCGGGAATGAGTACGGCGCTCTTCGATCGCGGCCAGATCTGCGGTGCTTGCTTCGAGGTCAAGTGTGTGGAAGATCTCCGCTGGTGTATACCAGGAACTTCCATTATCGTGACGGCTACTAACTTTTGCGCACCTAACTATGGATTTACGGCCGACGGAGGCGGACATTGTAATTGGCCCAACAGTCATTTCGTTCTTCCGATTGAAGTTTTTGAGAAAATTGCTATCTGGAAGGCTGGAAATATGCCGATTGAGTACCGAAGGTATAATGATTCCTTATTTCATTTTCTAGCTTGCACCATAAGTTGCCATTGATGATCTATATGCAATTTCTTAAGGTTATTGTTCACACTGCTTTATTAAAGTACTGAAGTTAGCTTATGGCGCCTTTTAGCCCCACCACCaccattatcatcatcatcatcatcttccttTTATTGACTGGTGCAATCCATTTTCCTTGGTTAGCGTAATCTTCActaataaatgatattaatcgGTTCAATGTTTCTATAAATCGTTTAATTGTTCAAACAAGAACACTTGAATCAGCTTTTCCTTCTTTGAATGCTGTTTACGTTTTCCTTCTCTTAGCTTATTAGGGTTCTTTTGATCattttgggttaaatgactTAAATACCCTTGacatataaaatgattttctttTCCCAATCAATTATTGAGACTAATTTCAATTAACTTGTggttttttataaacaatttactAATGATTATGACActttaatcattatttatacTCTTAATGACTTTCTATCCAAATAACTCTTaataactaaactaataaattcTGTTTGTAATTTGATAatagttattttgtttttcaaataatccaagatCAAATTAAGGCTTTGATTCATATGGGTtgtaataagaaaaaaacaaattatttgggttaaatactaaaatatctccTCTTTTTTACTCGGGTTTTAATCTTAACATGACTATCATTCATCTTTAGTTAGAGCGTTTTTTTAGTGAGAATTGAATTGGAATCTTTGATCTTTATTTGTAGGAATGATCCTCTTTAGTTAGAGCATTTTTGGTGAGAATTGAATTGGAATCTTTGATCTTTATTTGTAGGATGAAGCCTTacttaataatttgaaagatgATTGAGGggtattttacatttttcatcttttcttaattaatttaaggctTGTTTGATATGATGTTATTTGAATTACATGATCAAATTAAGCTTTAAGATTGGAATGATTATGGATGTTGGAGTAGTTTAAAATGTAATCTAAATCACCCAAATCAATCAAGCCACTAAtctggtatttttttttttgttaatttaggATCAAATGCAGAAGGGAAGGGGAGATTAGATTCACAATTGATGGTTCAGGTATATTTATATCAGTATTGATCAGTAATGTTGCCGGAGCTGGCGATATAGTGGCGGTTAAGATTAAAGGATCAAGAACAGGTTGGCTTCCAATGGGTAGGAATTGGGGGCAAAATTGGCATTTAAATGCGGATATGCAAAACCAACCTCTCTCGTTTGAGGTTACTTCGAGCGATGGGATTACACTCACGTCTTACAATGTTGCTCCTAAAAATTGGGGCTTTGGACAGACTTTTTTTGGTAAGCAATTTGATTCGTAGGGAACAACCCTAAACACGCAATTGGATGTATGATGACTAAATGAGTCTCGCAAATCCAACCAACCAACCGATCAAGCCCATTTTGATGGGCATGAGAAGATAGAAAGGTATGTATGTATATGATTAAATGGTTTATTTTTGGGATGATTAATGTGTCTTTTGTGATCTTGGCAATTTTAGACTTTGAGAAATATTGGTTCTATATGATTCCTGTTTTGAAAAGTCTCTCTGTACTAAAACAAAATCCATACATATTAAGCAAATGTTGACGAAAGATAATGGAAAATCCTCACAAAAGAAGATGCGATTCGATAAGCAATGTGTTGAGCATTACATGAATGAAAGCTTCATAAACAGCTTGATTGTAATGCATCCCATCAACTGTACGTAATCACCCACATTTTTACTCAGCAATTTAATATCGAGTAACAAAAGAAGGCCACCATATTCGCACAATAGTTTACTTCGATAAACTGCTCTCTCATAATCTAACAATGTGATATCTTTATCTTCAATCTCTTCTCCTCTGTATTCATCATCGGGTTTATAAGCTCAGGCATCCCAAGCCAGAAGCAAATTCTGGAGAGAATGGTAACAATAAATTGACTGAAACCCTCAATACTACTAAACTAGCACCACAACTTGATGAATCTGTCATGTGGATGAACGCCTACTGCGAGAGTGATGAAGAGAGCTCCACTGAAGAAGAGCAGTTTATTAAGGGTGAGGTGCCATCCCGCGATTCTCATTTGCAGAAATAATAGTACGCAGTTTATTTGTAGAATTAAGGGCGTAGTCAAAAATAAAAACCATATAAGGCTGACACgttaacccaaaaaaaaaattataaaggaaataatatatgtagctaccatatatatatatatatatattaaaaaaaaaagttataaaggaaataatatatataactacaaaatatatatatatactctaaaaaattataaaatcaatgaAATTGTAGATTATGAATCGAATTAATGAAGTTGTATCTTGCGATTTTTCATTGAATAAAACTCATAGATTAATGAATCAGTATATATCATTTTAGTAAATTCTCTTTCAATGTAGATAATCATAGGATTTGTCAATAATTCTTCTTCCATTCTATTCCGAAGAGATGTTTTAAGAAGTTTCATAACTGAGAATGATCGTTTTGTTGTTGCAGTAAAAACATGGAGCGTGATGCGTTCAAACAAGACGAATCTATCTGTCAATTAAGTGATAATGATGTGTTTTTTCAGTCTCTACAAATCTTCGACATAATTCcgaaattgtataaatattctGAAACCTTTTATGATTGACTATATCAAACTTATAATGCTCCAACTGACTTCTCAAATAATGTAGTTCTTGACCACTCAAATCATTGGGATAGAATTTTTCTACAAGATTGTGAATATCATTAGCATTAAACAACTTAAAGTTGTCTCGAGGTACCAAAGCAGTGCTAAGTTTAAGAAGTTTTATGCTTCATCATCAAATCTGCTATTGAGCTCCTCAATTTGATAATCTATTACAGCATGAAATACGTCAAAACGGTAATGATGCTCAATTGTAATAGAATCGCTTTGCTTACATGAGCGTCTTGTAGTTGATCTATAACAAGCATTCATATTAGGTATCTCAATACCATTATTTTCACAAACGGATTGCACGATCATTAGATGATTATCATAAGCTTCTGTTCTCAAAGTATGAATGATTATCGTCTTGTAGTTGTCTAGAAATGAATAGTTTAGAAGAAGTCTGAACTGGCAACGATCAATTCTTAAAGGTGATGGATGTCGATTGGTAATTAAGTTATGGTAATATGTATTTTGAACCCTCCCTTTCCAATCATCCACTTACTCTTATGGGTTTACTCTTATGGGTAGCTTCATTTGAACTAAATTCAGTTTGGTTGGAATCATGTAATGTATCCTTGAAAATCAAGGCAAGACAGGGTGGAGACAATGAGTATATGATTTATGAAAATGCCTAGATAGCTAGTGTTTGTGTGTGTGGTcggtcttgtttgatttgcaATTAATAGCAGGCGAAATTGAAGTAGTTGGACCCCACTCTCAtgtgtaataaataaattatggcATTCAAAATGGCACATGATCGGGTCTTTGATCCCCACCCAACCCATATGGGCACTTTgcttggattttttttttaaatgaatgaaaACCCAAGAGGCTAGCCTCGACCACAAAATTAAGAGCCGTGCACTCTACCAACTGAGCTAGACAGGCTtaatgttatttgaattttattttattataacaaaatcaATCTGGGCCTGCCAAGACTATAGCTCACCGTAGTGTTTGGTGTAGCTACGCCCCTACGTACAATACAATAGAGAGTTGGTTCGAATCCATGGATATAGTCAAATAATTGAAGGTGAGAAGAAACCTTCATAAAAGATTGAAATGCATAACTAAACACAGTTGAAATCAGCTTAAAGAAATTTTAAGCAattgattttggtttatttttcGATTTGGTCAAGTAAAATTTGATTTGTCTATTTATtcatttgttaaattattagaGTAACTAATAGAAGTTTACATAAAATTtgcttttgaaaataaatataagtgtgtttatttgtttttgacaactatatatattttatttttaaaaggttaattattaaaaaatcatcgaaaaatataatatatatctccATGATAGGTCGAGTAGGTCTGATGGTTCACTGATGAATtcgtttttattagttttataaacCGTAAGGTCATTTAGTTAATCATTTCGGTTAATTTTTGGcttcattttaaatttgttaaattcaattaaagaGATTGTTTACTTGGTGctctttattatattattttaaacttttttatattttgctcAAAGACATTTGTAAGATTAACCAAACAAACATGTATTTTATTTCCCCTCTTCCCTTCCATTTTCTTTCCATGTTCTAACGGCTTCTTACCTATCAGTTGATTTTAATTCGAATGTCCGTCGTTAAGGGTGGTTCATACAATTTGAATATTGGTTGGTCTCATGGTTTATATATCTTTTCGTGTGCTCCGCCTATGGAGGTGACGCAATGAATGATTTTGATGGTAGACTCAATCTCGGATATGCATTTAAGGAAAAAGCTTTTCCACAAATGTTATGCTATAGAACTCATTGATTTACCTTCTACTTGAATCTCCTAAAAAGTAGACAAGAAAACTATCCTTACAGAAGTTGTCTTGTCTTAGAGATGAGAAACTGAAATAGAATTTTATAGCATAAaccttttaaagttgttttgtcTTACTATATGACTTCGAGAGTCGCCATTTTATTTACTTtccaaagaaattaaataaaaaaaaattatagatttatttttaaaggtttggtgtttggttacgtattaggaaAGTGAATATGACGCTATGTCTTATACGCCTGTCCAGATAAATATTCTTTACTCGAACGTAGTTGACCTTTGGTTGTTTGGGAGAATTATTACACATACGTTCTGAattcataactttttttttacttttgtaaaTATTCTAACATATGTCTAATCAATGGCTAGCTTTATTCATTGTTTAAAGATGACTTTAAGTGTCCGTTAAATTTAGATAATGTTGATATAATAGAGCCACAAACGCGTACCGAGCACAAAAGAACACAAATATGAAGTGAAAAATTCACATGTTGCTTGCTTTGAATTTAGACTGTGAATCCTTATAGGAAAGAAATCCACGAGTATTAGAAAATTCACATTGAGAATTTTGGAGTATTTGAGTCATCTTTATGAACCCTTTCCGGTCCTACccatattttaaacaatttttcccaaactacccacattttCATTCTCATTCCCAAACTTCTCACATTCCCTctctacaatattaattaacccattaattaactcaccCCCTCtcttaacccactaattaacttattctctctctaaacccattaattaacccCTTCTCtctcaactattaattaatatttcactttttaaattattaattaatttattctatcacaatcaaataattaaaatatattatataaatattaaaataaaataatacatatattttatttttatttaaatctataaatataataaatatatatagttcaaattaaatacactaaattaaataatttaaataactattataaattaaaataaaatagaatacataaACGAAACTtgaaacttgaaataaaatacattacatcacaataaaatacataaacattataataaaagttgatataaaTCTTAAATGTTTAATTGACAAGTCAgtataaatataagattgatAAAAGTTGGATTAACAATTCACtacaaatataagattaaaaaaataaattgaaaaattaacttaaaagtttatattaattatatcagGAGTATGATTAACAaatcactataaatataatattgaattgaCAAATCACTAAATCAAAAATTAGATGAAAGGTCATTAAAAGATAAGACCAATGttgtaaagataaaatatgaattttattgtatattgaacgtgattaatatttattatgtattttattttattataatgtttatgtattttattgtgatgtaatgtttatgtaatgtattttatttcaagtttcaAGTTTAGTttatgtattctattttattttaatttataatagttatttaaattatttaatttagtgtatttaatttgaactatatatatatattatatttatatatttaaataaaaataaaatatatgtgatattttattttaatatttatataatatattttaattatttgattaagatagaatgaattaattaatagtttaaaagtggagatattaattaatagttgagagagagaatggttaattaatgggtttatagagagagagggagTTAATTAGTGAATTAATAGAGAGAGTTagttaattagtgggttaagagagagagagagagtgaattaattaatgagttaattaatattgtagatggggaaggtgggtagtttgggaatgagAATGAAAAGGTGAGTAATTTgggaaaatttgtttgaaatgtgGGTAGGACCGGAAAGGGTTTCATCTTTATGACACCGCAAAAGTCGAGAACTTAGCAAAAgtgtttgaaaatttataaaaaaaacgtaTGCATGTCAAGCGTAATTTTAGGAGCACATTATACtcgagtttggaattttcgAAATTATAAAACTCCAAATATGACACTACAAAATGGTCAAGGAATGAAATAAtctgaataattaaaaataatttgaaattaaaagtCCGGGATCAAAATTGGACGTTAAAAGAGTCTAGGGACCGATATGGACATGATAAAAGTTCAAGGGTTGAatcattttaacttatttaaaataagttaaaatcaAAAGAATGAATCCAAAATTGGTTTCTATTGAAAGTCAGGGGTCAAAATGGGCATTGAAACTTTAAGGGCTTAGAACATTTTCGAAAACAAGAATTGGAAATCAGTTCATCTTTGGTTTGCATGTGAGCATGCCTTCACTGATTCTGATATGTAGGCTTTCGTAGAGAATCTGCAGATGCTTCAATCGCTTGGATCGTTCGACTTCTCAAGCTTCTTCGTCGCACCATTCTTCGTTTAATGAAGCTTCAGATTGTTTGCCACGACATCGCCAAATCTTCTGCTGCAAATCGAAAGTCCGAAGGATAATTTGGTTCGCGAATCTACTTATCGTGGTCTCGGACTAAGCAACCACAAAGATTTATTCCTTATGAACATACATCTCGACATATGCTTTcaccaaaattttcaaatgacTGCAAAACTCAATAGACACTAGTGAAAAAATAGGTTTCTGTAGCGATGCTTAGTAACGGCGGTCGAACGCCCTTACTGAAGATTattatcagtaacggctattAAAGACCGTTACTGTTATAaacatatcagtaacggctattAAAGACCGTTACTAATAGAAGGAAACAGCAACGGACATAAGAaagaaccgttacagataatagcAGCTTAAATTCTTTTTTTCGAATTAGTGGTATTAGTAACGACTTCCGAAAGCCGTTACAGATACGGCTTCACTTTATAGTTTTTGGAATGggttatcagtaacggttttctgaTAAAGTCGTTACTAATCTCTTATCTGTGACGGTTTTATtaataaccgttactgatatgaaGCCGTCTTTTAATCTTCTTTTccactatctgtaacggttattgataaaaccgttacagatatgaagccgtcttttcatcttctcttccactatctgtaacggtttatcaATAACCGTTATAGATATGGCTTCACTTTACAATTTTCAGAATAGGAAACAGTAACAGTTTTTTAATAAAGCCGTTACTAATGTCTTATCTATAATGGTTATtgataaaaccgttacagatagtgtaaaaagaaaataaatcagCGGTTgaatatctgtaacggttttatcaataaccgttacagatagccTAAAGTAAACCCGCGAacaacttcttctttcttttctttcttcctccGCGCTTTCTCCTCTTCTTCCCGATCAGTCGCCGCCCTTGTTGAAGTCGTCGCCCGTGAAGTCGCCGCCCGTGTTGAAGTCGCCGCCAGGTAAGttttcttcctcttttcttctCTCTGCTGTTCCACCGCGCGTTCCGCCGTTCCACCGTTCATCGCCGATCATCGATCATCGATCCAACAAGTAATTAAGACTTTTTTCTCCCTCTAATTATGATTCGGTAAAAGTCAATCACACCATTTTCATCATGCatttgaacaatatatgagcacactcaagaaataccttaggaacaggaactttccagaaggttcaatcagcgagagttaccttttgaatgagagtatgagcatgtgtgcccgatatttggacgAT
It encodes:
- the LOC124918541 gene encoding expansin-A13-like, with product MRYYCPIHYYLLLLAFTLSSSMAEAAHYSSTNLTPSSSLSSSSDASSYTDWKPAHATYYAAADPRDAVGGACGYGDLLKTGYGLATAGMSTALFDRGQICGACFEVKCVEDLRWCIPGTSIIVTATNFCAPNYGFTADGGGHCNWPNSHFVLPIEVFEKIAIWKAGNMPIEYRRIKCRREGEIRFTIDGSGIFISVLISNVAGAGDIVAVKIKGSRTGWLPMGRNWGQNWHLNADMQNQPLSFEVTSSDGITLTSYNVAPKNWGFGQTFFGKQFDS